In Cherax quadricarinatus isolate ZL_2023a chromosome 38, ASM3850222v1, whole genome shotgun sequence, a single genomic region encodes these proteins:
- the LOC128693020 gene encoding dual specificity protein phosphatase 2, which produces MGCKGSKSKKNAYARVAQYQKESWALERSVRRAPEPLDWGLAPPSCLTPASLHNLLTDGFYAPYSANPEYLLVVDCRAPRAFTRRRLTTARWCGALHTAPPPNLVNNIVLYDDRPRTARPQPGDTDPLATLYHDLRRQKLDPLVLLGGWTVLEATCPHLLEGGESAPTPDPMPWYPAQIVPGLLYLGHAEMASDPQVLTALRVTHIVDVTESLPPRVLPSMNYLVVPVPEEPDCTEKGETNGGTDLLSSLPTIMAFVGEARTYGGCVLVHCDQGLTRAAAVVMGILMAERQSTLEDAFYYVKGARSAVHPNAGLLHQLARYETVLFGASLTQVEDLF; this is translated from the coding sequence AGTCGTGGGCGTTAGAGCGGTCTGTGCGACGTGCCCCGGAGCCCCTTGACTGGGGGTTAGCGCCCCCCAGCTGCCTTACGCCGGCTTCCCTACACAATCTACTGACAGATGGATTCTATGCCCCGTACTCTGCCAATCCAGAGTACCTCTTGGTTGTGGACTGCAGGGCTCCCAGAGCCTTCACCCGGCGGCGCTTGACAACTGCGCGCTGGTGCGGCGCCTTGCACACTGCGCCCCCGCCAAACCTCGTCAACAACATCGTACTGTATGACGATCGACCGCGCACTGCTCGGCCCCAGCCAGGTGACACTGACCCCTTGGCTACCCTCTACCATGACCTCCGACGTCAGAAGCTGGACCCCTTGGTGCTACTGGGAGGGTGGACTGTGCTGGAAGCAACGTGCCCACATCTGTTGGAGGGGGGCGAGAGCGCTCCCACGCCTGACCCCATGCCTTGGTACCCAGCTCAAATAGTTCCAGGGTTGTTGTACCTTGGACACGCGGAGATGGCGTCTGATCCGCAAGTGTTAACGGCTCTGCGTGTCACCCATATTGTGGATGTGACCGAGAGCCTACCTCCTCGCGTCCTTCCTTCTATGAACTATCTCGTCGTTCCTGTACCCGAGGAGCCTGACTGTACTGAAAAAGGCGAGACGAATGGTGGCACTGACCTCCTTTCCTCTCTGCCAACTATCATGGCGTTTGTGGGCGAGGCACGAACCTACGGAGGGTGTGTGCTAGTGCACTGTGATCAGGGCCTTACTCGCGCCGCCGCCGTCGTCATGGGCATACTGATGGCGGAGCGACAATCTACCCTGGAAGATGCCTTCTACTATGTGAAGGGTGCGCGCTCTGCTGTCCACCCCAATGCTGGCCTGCTGCATCAGCTGGCCAGATACGAGACTGTGTTGTTTGGTGCCTCTCTTACCCAGGTGGAAGACCTCTTCTGA
- the Gr39b gene encoding uncharacterized protein Gr39b isoform X2, translated as MWKKKRTDTMVPLEHEVLANIPPVHLNLEDYASPAFPTPFVHIVRWSKFWGCLPISYSYSAHSWTLSPFLTFWVICAIGFNVPTFYDCIKSSLGTDGLMLYVMIMIVCVMSISGVSMHVLALIHYDEWITFLNNWMAFERKFPTLTVGIHSFRVALPLFMGFFLYIAFFVVNILNELRFNLINGDGVGRMLSLVYVYVIYSYTLSMPILWVVMASKVFSVCLCHIRRELESLMECVKLGIRCTALPIQKCIGTGDMNRLQEAVLDLARIIEGFKVIMGPFMLVIIPHHIISLICFLYWTLVSILDYTDWYFPLSFGLLSAQAIMPIFCGAIYSEDVHNQKESLIEPLIILKSSMSDGAAKHKMTTLIDHLDRLDAQIEGRGFFTLNKGMATTVVNTVVTYLVVLIQFYGGGH; from the exons ATGTGGAAAAAGAAAAGGACCGACACAATGGTTCCACTGGAACACGAGGTATTGGCCAACATCCCACCAGTGCACCTAAACCTTGAAGACTATGCTTCACCAGCTTTCCCGACGCCCTTCGTTCACATCGTCCGCTGGAGCAAGTTCTGGGGGTGTCTGCCCATCTCCTACAGCTACTCTGCTCACTCCTGGACGCTCTCGCCCTTCCTCACCTTCTGGGTCATATGTGCCATCGGCTTCAACGTGCCCACCTTCTACGACTGTATCAAGTCTTCCTTGGGCACAGACGGCCTAATGCTGTACGTGATGATCATGATCGTGTGCGTGATGAGCATCTCGGGCGTGTCCATGCATGTGCTGGCACTGATCCACTATGATGAGTGGATTACTTTCCTTAACAACTGGATGGCCTTCGAGCGAAAGTTTCCTACGCTGACAGTAGGCATCCATTCGTTCCGGGTTGCACTCCCGCTCTTCATGGGCTTCTTCCTCTATATCGCATTTTTCGTGGTGAACATCCTTAACGAGCTGCGCTTTAACCTTATCAACGGCGACGGCGTTGGCCGGATGCTGTctcttgtgtatgtgtacgtgaTCTATAGTTACACGCTCtctatgcccatcctgtgggtggtgatggcctCTAAGGTGTTCTCTGTCTGCCTGTGCCACATTAGGAGGGAGCTGGAGTCCCTAATGGAGTGCGTTAAATTAGGTATCCGGTGCACAGCATTGCCCATACAGAAGTGCATCGGCACGGGCGACATGAACCGTTTGCAGGAGGCGGTGTTGGACCTGGCTCGAATCATCGAAGGCTTCAAGGTTATCATGGGCCCCTTCATGCTGGTTATCATCCCTCACCACATCATCTCCCTTATCTGCTTCCTCTACTGGACGTTGGTGTCCATCCTTGACTATACAGACTGGTACTTCCCGCTTAGTTTCGGGCTCCTCTCCGCTCAGGCCATCATGCCCATCTTCTGCGGCGCTATTTACAGCGAGGACGTCCACAATCAG AAAGAGTCGCTTATTGAGCCGCTCATTATACTGAAAAGTTCCATGTCGGACGGGGCAGCTAAACATAAG ATGACAACCCTGATCGACCACTTGGATCGATTGGACGCCCAAATTGAGGGCCGAGGCTTCTTCACTCTTAACAAAGGCATGGCCACCACG